In Lacinutrix sp. Bg11-31, the DNA window TACCAACGGTTACGCCATCAATTTTTGTAGCTGCTGCAGCTTCTGCTTCCTGAACAGCCAATTGAATCGATTGAATTGTTTGTGTAATATTATTTACAACACCACGATGTATGCCCAAACTTTTAGACTTACCAATGCCTAAAATTTCTACCTTACCATATTCGTTTTTACGCCCAATCATCGCCACAATTTTTGTGGTTCCAAGGTCTAATCCAACTGCTAAATTCTGTTCCATAATTTATACTTTAGTGCAAACAACTTGATTTTCAAATTGCAAATTCACTTTACTATACTTATCTAAACTTTTATCTTTAATTGCTTTTTTAAAAAAAGCTTTAAGATTGTTTACTTTTTTATCTAAATGTTCAAGTTTTCCAATTTTAACTATAAAGTTGCATTGCCTTAACTTTAAATCAATAGACATATTTTTATTCTGAATAATTTCGACAACGTTCTTTTTCAAGAATTCATCACTAACAATCCTGCTAGCTATAGCAAAAACGTTATTTAAATTTTTCTTTGACACTTCGCCAGTTACCATAGGTACTCGCGCAGTAAAATTAGACGACAACGGCATATAACCACCTTTATTATCTATGTAATAAGAGTCTGAACTCAAGACTCTTGCTATAGGTTCTTTCTGTTTAATTTTAGCTAAAAAATCACCATTTACATCTAAGAAAACCTCAGCTTTCTCAATCATTGCATTAGCATTCAGGGCAGATTCTAATACATTCAAATCTAAAGTTTCTTTAGGCACACTCGTAAGCGGCTCATGATTTTGTATTAACAATTTACTAACAGTCTCATGCGTGATAAATGGCTTCTTTTCTTCTACAAATTCAATCGTTGTTTTCAACACCTTTCTACTACCATTTCTTGCAGATGAAAAAGCAAACAAAAACATTACCAAACTAAGCAGCACAGCACCTTTTATGTAGTTCCAATTAATTTTCATAACTCAAAGCTTCTTTAATCTTAATCACCTCTGTACCAATATCTCCTGCACCAATAGTGAGAATAATCTTAGCTTTACTTTCTTTTATTTTCTGAATAATTTCAGATTTATTAATTAATTCCTTTTTAGGATTATCTATTTGACTTAATAACCATTGAGATGTTACACCTTCTATTGGCAATTCTCTTGCTGGATAAAT includes these proteins:
- a CDS encoding cell division protein FtsQ/DivIB yields the protein MKINWNYIKGAVLLSLVMFLFAFSSARNGSRKVLKTTIEFVEEKKPFITHETVSKLLIQNHEPLTSVPKETLDLNVLESALNANAMIEKAEVFLDVNGDFLAKIKQKEPIARVLSSDSYYIDNKGGYMPLSSNFTARVPMVTGEVSKKNLNNVFAIASRIVSDEFLKKNVVEIIQNKNMSIDLKLRQCNFIVKIGKLEHLDKKVNNLKAFFKKAIKDKSLDKYSKVNLQFENQVVCTKV